A portion of the Bulleidia sp. zg-1006 genome contains these proteins:
- a CDS encoding glutaredoxin domain-containing protein, which produces MKKITYFHLKDCPYCKQANRVIEELKQENPRYQNLEIEMIEENEHPEIIEAYDYHAVPCMWIGQEKIYEGKLFESYEACKENVRRVFEVAL; this is translated from the coding sequence ATGAAAAAGATTACTTATTTCCATTTAAAGGATTGCCCTTATTGCAAACAAGCTAACCGTGTTATTGAGGAATTGAAACAGGAAAATCCTCGCTATCAAAATCTTGAGATAGAAATGATTGAAGAGAATGAACATCCGGAAATCATTGAAGCTTATGATTACCATGCGGTTCCTTGTATGTGGATTGGGCAAGAAAAGATCTATGAAGGAAAGTTGTTTGAAAGTTATGAGGCATGTAAAGAGAATGTTCGTCGTGTTTTTGAGGTGGCCTTATAA